One window of Oreochromis niloticus isolate F11D_XX linkage group LG23, O_niloticus_UMD_NMBU, whole genome shotgun sequence genomic DNA carries:
- the cdk15 gene encoding cyclin-dependent kinase 15 isoform X3, producing MGGQKTILAGFRLILLWLSASLVPHSAGPSAKSPAWTQQQRPAERGGQPGASHLAGLEFGAAHSYLSLEKLGEGTFASVYKGISRINGQLVALKVIRMKTEEGVPFNAIREASLLKRLKHANIVLLHDIIHTRETLTFVFEYLQTDLAQYLIQHPGGLRYNNVRHCVFQIFMFQLLRGLCYIHSRRILHRDLKPQNLLISYLGELKLADFGLARSKSIPSQTFSSEVVTLWYRPPDVLLGSTDYSTALDMWGAGCIFLEMLQGAPAFPGVSDEFEQLQKIWEVLGLPSEDSWPGVSLLPNYRPERFLYSEPKQLRTVWKRLEQLPYKTEDLAQEMLKVVPTDRISAPDAMQHLYFSTLPPPIMHIRDTVSIFKVPGVRLETEVRDIYNPGRKVKPSLLPSAKFW from the exons ATGGGTGGTCAGAAGACAATTTTAG CTGGATTCAGACTCATCCTCCTCTGGCTCTCAGCCTCACTGGTTCCACACTCTGCAGGCCCGTCGGCTAAAAGTCCAGCGTGGACGCAGCAACAGCGACCCGCTGAGAGGGGAGGGCAGCCAGGAGCCTCTCACCTGG CAGGTCTGGAGTTTGGGGCAGCACACTCATACCTGAGTCTGGAGAAACTGGGTGAAGGAACCTTTGCCTCGGTCTACAAAGGCATCAGCAG GATAAATGGGCAGCTGGTGGCTCTGAAGGTGATTCGTATGAAGACGGAGGAAGGCGTCCCATTCAACGCCATCAGAGAAG cCTCTTTGCTCAAACGcctgaaacatgcaaacattgtcCTCCTGCACGACATCATCCACACCAGAGAGACGCTCACCTTCGTCTTTGAGTATCTG CAGACAGATCTGGCCCAGTACCTGATCCAGCACCCTGGAGGTCTACGCTATAACAATGTGCGG cactgtgtgtttcagatcttcatgttccagctgctgcgagGTCTCTGCTACATCCACAGCCGCAGGATCCTCCACCGAGACCTGAAGCCCCAGAACCTGCTCATCAGCTACCTCGGAGAACTCAAACTGGCCGACTTCG GTCTGGCTCGGTCCAAATCCATTCCCAGTCAGACCTTCTCCTCGGAGGTGGTGACGCTGTGGTACCGCCCCCCTGACGTCCTGCTGGGATCCACAGACTACTCCACAGCTCTGGACATGTg GGGGGCTGGGTGCATCTTCTTAGAGATGCTGCAGGGGGCGCCGGCATTCCCAGGAGTCTCTGATGAGTTTGAGCAGCTGCAGAAGATCTGGGAG GTCCTGGGCCTCCCATCTGAAGACAGCTGGCCTGGTGTCAGCCTGCTACCCAATTACAGACCAG AGCGGTTTCTTTACTCAGAACCAAAGCAGCTTAGGACCGTTTGGAAAAG GTTGGAGCAGCTGCCATATAAGACCGAGGACCTGGCCCAGGAGATGCTAAAGGTGGTCCCTACAGACAGGATCTCGGCTCCGGACGCCATGCAGCACCTGTACTTCAGCACACTGCCTCCTCCCATCATGCACATCAGAGACA cTGTGTCCATCTTTAAGGTTCCTGGCGTTCGTCTGGAGACGGAGGTGAGAGACATCTATAACCCTGGGCGCAAGGTCAAACCCtccctgctgccctctgctAAATTCTGGTGA
- the cdk15 gene encoding cyclin-dependent kinase 15 isoform X2, whose translation MEELSRWARETGQWVRRRCCCAEEEEDGEEKGYDGDEEEEEEVKLEEVNFRKSSASLPPAELDSDSSSSGSQPHWFHTLQARRLKVQRGRSNSDPLRGEGSQEPLTWKAGLEFGAAHSYLSLEKLGEGTFASVYKGISRINGQLVALKVIRMKTEEGVPFNAIREASLLKRLKHANIVLLHDIIHTRETLTFVFEYLQTDLAQYLIQHPGGLRYNNVRIFMFQLLRGLCYIHSRRILHRDLKPQNLLISYLGELKLADFGLARSKSIPSQTFSSEVVTLWYRPPDVLLGSTDYSTALDMWGAGCIFLEMLQGAPAFPGVSDEFEQLQKIWEVLGLPSEDSWPGVSLLPNYRPERFLYSEPKQLRTVWKRLEQLPYKTEDLAQEMLKVVPTDRISAPDAMQHLYFSTLPPPIMHIRDTVSIFKVPGVRLETEVRDIYNPGRKVKPSLLPSAKFW comes from the exons aTGGAGGAGCTGTCCCGGTGGGCGAGGGAGACCGGGCAGTGGGTGAGGAggcgctgctgctgtgctgaggaagaggaggatggtGAGGAGAAAGGTTATGATggagatgaagaagaggaggaagaggtgaaGCTAGAGGAGGTGAACTtcaggaaaagttcagcttcacTTCCGCCTGCTGAG CTGGATTCAGACTCATCCTCCTCTGGCTCTCAGCCTCACTGGTTCCACACTCTGCAGGCCCGTCGGCTAAAAGTCCAGCGTGGACGCAGCAACAGCGACCCGCTGAGAGGGGAGGGCAGCCAGGAGCCTCTCACCTGG AAAGCAGGTCTGGAGTTTGGGGCAGCACACTCATACCTGAGTCTGGAGAAACTGGGTGAAGGAACCTTTGCCTCGGTCTACAAAGGCATCAGCAG GATAAATGGGCAGCTGGTGGCTCTGAAGGTGATTCGTATGAAGACGGAGGAAGGCGTCCCATTCAACGCCATCAGAGAAG cCTCTTTGCTCAAACGcctgaaacatgcaaacattgtcCTCCTGCACGACATCATCCACACCAGAGAGACGCTCACCTTCGTCTTTGAGTATCTG CAGACAGATCTGGCCCAGTACCTGATCCAGCACCCTGGAGGTCTACGCTATAACAATGTGCGG atcttcatgttccagctgctgcgagGTCTCTGCTACATCCACAGCCGCAGGATCCTCCACCGAGACCTGAAGCCCCAGAACCTGCTCATCAGCTACCTCGGAGAACTCAAACTGGCCGACTTCG GTCTGGCTCGGTCCAAATCCATTCCCAGTCAGACCTTCTCCTCGGAGGTGGTGACGCTGTGGTACCGCCCCCCTGACGTCCTGCTGGGATCCACAGACTACTCCACAGCTCTGGACATGTg GGGGGCTGGGTGCATCTTCTTAGAGATGCTGCAGGGGGCGCCGGCATTCCCAGGAGTCTCTGATGAGTTTGAGCAGCTGCAGAAGATCTGGGAG GTCCTGGGCCTCCCATCTGAAGACAGCTGGCCTGGTGTCAGCCTGCTACCCAATTACAGACCAG AGCGGTTTCTTTACTCAGAACCAAAGCAGCTTAGGACCGTTTGGAAAAG GTTGGAGCAGCTGCCATATAAGACCGAGGACCTGGCCCAGGAGATGCTAAAGGTGGTCCCTACAGACAGGATCTCGGCTCCGGACGCCATGCAGCACCTGTACTTCAGCACACTGCCTCCTCCCATCATGCACATCAGAGACA cTGTGTCCATCTTTAAGGTTCCTGGCGTTCGTCTGGAGACGGAGGTGAGAGACATCTATAACCCTGGGCGCAAGGTCAAACCCtccctgctgccctctgctAAATTCTGGTGA
- the cdk15 gene encoding cyclin-dependent kinase 15 isoform X1, which produces MEELSRWARETGQWVRRRCCCAEEEEDGEEKGYDGDEEEEEEVKLEEVNFRKSSASLPPAELDSDSSSSGSQPHWFHTLQARRLKVQRGRSNSDPLRGEGSQEPLTWKAGLEFGAAHSYLSLEKLGEGTFASVYKGISRINGQLVALKVIRMKTEEGVPFNAIREASLLKRLKHANIVLLHDIIHTRETLTFVFEYLQTDLAQYLIQHPGGLRYNNVRHCVFQIFMFQLLRGLCYIHSRRILHRDLKPQNLLISYLGELKLADFGLARSKSIPSQTFSSEVVTLWYRPPDVLLGSTDYSTALDMWGAGCIFLEMLQGAPAFPGVSDEFEQLQKIWEVLGLPSEDSWPGVSLLPNYRPERFLYSEPKQLRTVWKRLEQLPYKTEDLAQEMLKVVPTDRISAPDAMQHLYFSTLPPPIMHIRDTVSIFKVPGVRLETEVRDIYNPGRKVKPSLLPSAKFW; this is translated from the exons aTGGAGGAGCTGTCCCGGTGGGCGAGGGAGACCGGGCAGTGGGTGAGGAggcgctgctgctgtgctgaggaagaggaggatggtGAGGAGAAAGGTTATGATggagatgaagaagaggaggaagaggtgaaGCTAGAGGAGGTGAACTtcaggaaaagttcagcttcacTTCCGCCTGCTGAG CTGGATTCAGACTCATCCTCCTCTGGCTCTCAGCCTCACTGGTTCCACACTCTGCAGGCCCGTCGGCTAAAAGTCCAGCGTGGACGCAGCAACAGCGACCCGCTGAGAGGGGAGGGCAGCCAGGAGCCTCTCACCTGG AAAGCAGGTCTGGAGTTTGGGGCAGCACACTCATACCTGAGTCTGGAGAAACTGGGTGAAGGAACCTTTGCCTCGGTCTACAAAGGCATCAGCAG GATAAATGGGCAGCTGGTGGCTCTGAAGGTGATTCGTATGAAGACGGAGGAAGGCGTCCCATTCAACGCCATCAGAGAAG cCTCTTTGCTCAAACGcctgaaacatgcaaacattgtcCTCCTGCACGACATCATCCACACCAGAGAGACGCTCACCTTCGTCTTTGAGTATCTG CAGACAGATCTGGCCCAGTACCTGATCCAGCACCCTGGAGGTCTACGCTATAACAATGTGCGG cactgtgtgtttcagatcttcatgttccagctgctgcgagGTCTCTGCTACATCCACAGCCGCAGGATCCTCCACCGAGACCTGAAGCCCCAGAACCTGCTCATCAGCTACCTCGGAGAACTCAAACTGGCCGACTTCG GTCTGGCTCGGTCCAAATCCATTCCCAGTCAGACCTTCTCCTCGGAGGTGGTGACGCTGTGGTACCGCCCCCCTGACGTCCTGCTGGGATCCACAGACTACTCCACAGCTCTGGACATGTg GGGGGCTGGGTGCATCTTCTTAGAGATGCTGCAGGGGGCGCCGGCATTCCCAGGAGTCTCTGATGAGTTTGAGCAGCTGCAGAAGATCTGGGAG GTCCTGGGCCTCCCATCTGAAGACAGCTGGCCTGGTGTCAGCCTGCTACCCAATTACAGACCAG AGCGGTTTCTTTACTCAGAACCAAAGCAGCTTAGGACCGTTTGGAAAAG GTTGGAGCAGCTGCCATATAAGACCGAGGACCTGGCCCAGGAGATGCTAAAGGTGGTCCCTACAGACAGGATCTCGGCTCCGGACGCCATGCAGCACCTGTACTTCAGCACACTGCCTCCTCCCATCATGCACATCAGAGACA cTGTGTCCATCTTTAAGGTTCCTGGCGTTCGTCTGGAGACGGAGGTGAGAGACATCTATAACCCTGGGCGCAAGGTCAAACCCtccctgctgccctctgctAAATTCTGGTGA